GGGAGCGCGTCGACTTCGGCCGCAAGCTCGTCAACTCGGTGCTGATCAGCGGCTCGGTGGCGGTGCTCGCCGTGGTCCTGTCCGTCCTGAACGCGTACGCGATCGGCATCGGCCGCGTCAGGGGCCGGACCTGGGTCCTCGCCTTCTTCGTCCTCGCGAACGTGCTCCCGCAGGAGGCGCTGGTCTACCCGGTCTACTACCTGAGCAAGGAGGTCGGCCTCTACGACACCAGGCTCAGCGTGATCATCGTCTTCACGGTGATCCAGGCGGCCTTCGGCACCTACCTCCTCGCCTCGGTCCTCGGGCAGTTCCCCCGCGAGATCGTCGAGGCGGCCCGGATCGACGGCGCGACCAAGTGGCAGGTGCTGTGGCGGATCGTCGTCCCCGTGAGCCGCCCGACCCTGGGGGTGCTCCTGGTCTTCTTCTTCATCTGGACCTGGAACGAGTTCCTGCTCCCCCTGGTCATGCTGATCTCCAACGACAACCAGACCGTGTCCGTGGCCCTCGGCGTCCTCCAGGGCCAGCGCCTCATGGACGCCACGATGACCAACGCGGCCGCCCTGCTCGGACTGCTCCCCGCCCTCGTGTTCTTCCTCCTCTTCCAGCGCACGCTCACCCGCGGCATCGCCGTGGGAGCCGTGAAGTAGGCCGTGACGTAAGGAGATCGCCCCCACATGAAGTTCACCGACGGCTACTGGTTGCTCCGCGAGGGAGTCACCGCCGCGCATCCGGCCGAGGTCCTCGACGTCACCGCCACGGACGGCGGCGCCCTGGAGCTGCACGCCCCGACCCAGCCCGTCCGCCACCGCGGCGACCTGCTGAAGGGACCGGTCGTGACGATCAGCGCCCACGCCCCGATGCCCGACGTCATCGGTGTCACGTTCACCCACTTCGAGGGCGAACAGCCACGCGGCCCCCGATTCGAGCTGACCACCGAGGAGTTCACCCCGCACATCTCCTCCGACGACGAGCACGCCACCCTCACCGCCGGAGAGCTGTCGGTCCGGATCGCGCGCGGCGGCCCCTGGCAGGTCGACTTCCTCGCCCACGGCCGCACGCTCACCTCCAGCGGCCCCAAGTCGATGGGCATCATGCGCGAGGCGTCCGGCGCCCACCACCTCCGCGAACAGCTCAACCTGGGCGTCGGCACCTCCGTCTACGGCCTCGGCGAACGCTTCGGCCCGCTGGTCAAGAACGGCCAGGTCGTCGACATCTGGAACGCGGACGGCGGCACGGCCACCGAACAGGCGTACAAGAACGTGCCGTTCTATCTCACCGACGCGGGCTACGGCGTCTTCGTCGACCACCCGGGCAAGGTGTCCTTCGAGGTCGCCTCGGAGGTGGTGTCGAGGGTCCAGTTCAGCGCGGAGACCCAGCAGCTCACGTACTACGTCATCTACGGCCCCACCCCGAAGGACATCCTCCGCAAGTACACGGCCCTCACCGGCCGCCCGGCCCTGCCGCCCGCCTGGTCGTTCGGCCTGTGGCTGTCGACGTCCTTCACCACCTCCTACGACGAGGAGACGGTGACCTCGTTCATCGAGGGCATGCGGGAGCGCCGGCTGCCGCTGTCCGTCTTCCACTTCGACTGCTTCTGGATGCGCGAGTTCCAGTGGTGCGACTTCGCGTGGGACACCCGGGTCTTCCCCGACCCGGAGGGCATGCTGGCCCGCCTCAAACGCCGGGGCCTCAGAATCAGCGTCTGGATCAACCCGTACATCGCCCAGCGCTCCCCGCTCTTCGCGGAGGGCAAGGCCCTCGGCCACCTCCTGCGCCGGCCGGACGGCAGCGTCTGGCAGTGGGACCTGTGGCAGCCCGGCATGGCGCTGGTGGACTTCACCAACCCGGCGGCCCGCGAGTGGTACGCCTCGAAGCTGGAGGCGCTGCTCGCCCAGGGCGTCGACTGCTTCAAGACCGACTTCGGCGAGCGGGTGCCCCTGGACGTGGTCTGGTCCGACGGCTCGGACCCGGAGCGGATGCACAACTACTACACCCAGCTCTACAACCGCACCGTCTTCGACGTCCTGCGCAAACACCGGGGCGAGGGCGAGGCGGTCCTCTTCGCCCGCTCGGCGACGGTCGGCGGCCAGCGCTTCCCCGTCCACTGGGGCGGCGACTGCGAGTCCACGTACGAGTCGATGGCCGAGTCCCTGCGCGGTGGCCTGTCGCTCGGCCTGTCGGGCTTCGGCTACTGGAGCCACGACATCGGCGGCTTCGAGGGCACCCCCTCACCGGCCCTGTTCAAACGGTGGATCGCCTTCGGCCTGCTCTCCTCCCACAGCCGGCTGCACGGCTCGTCGTCGTACCGGGTCCCCTGGCTCTTCGACGACGAATCGGTCGACGTGCTCCGCGAGTTCACCCAGCTCAAGCTCAGCCTCATGCCCTACCTCCACGAAGCGGCGCGCACCGCCCACACCGAGGGGGTGCCGATGATGCGGGCGATGGTGCTGGAGTTCCCGGACGACCCGGGCTGCGCGCATCTGGAACGCCAGTACATGCTCGGCCCCGACCTCCTCGTGGCCCCCGTCTTCAGCGACGAGGGCGACGTCACGTACTACGTCCCCAAGGGCACCTGGACCCGCTTCCCCGACGGCGGCACGGTCACCGGCCCCCGCTGGGTCCGCGAACGCCACGACTTCCTCAGCGTGCCCCTCCTGGTCCGTCCGGGCGCGGTCGTCCCGGTCGGCGCGACGGTGGACCGCCCGGACTACGACCACGCCGACGGGGTCACCCTGCGCGCGTACGGCCTCGACCACGGCGACCGGGTGACGGTCCCGGTGGGCGGGGTGACGTTCACCGTCGTCCGGGAGGGGAACGTGCTGCGGGCGTCCTGCGCCGATCCGAGGGCGCCCTGGGGGCTGGCGGCGCACGGGCGCGAGGTCCGGGCGGAGGCGGGCACGGGGTTCCTGACGATGGATCTGGACGGGGAGTCCGCTCCCCCGGGAACGAGGACGAGGTGACCGTGAAGATCACGGACGTGGCCCGGCACGCGGGCGTCTCCCCGAGCACCGTGTCGTACGCGCTGAGCGGCAAGCGCCCGATCTCGGCGGAGACCCGGGCACGGGTCGAGGCGTCCATCCGCGAGCTCGGCTACCGCCCGCACGCGGGTGCCCGCGCCCTGGCCAGCAGCAAGTCGAAGGTGCTGGCGATGGTGGTGCCGTTACGGGCCGGGATCCATGTGCCGGTGGTCATGCGGTTCGCCGTCTCGGCGGTCACGGCGGCCCGCGCACACGACCACGACGTCCTGCTGTTGACGCAGGAGGAGGGCGAGGAGGGCCTGCTGCGGGTGGCGGACTCGGCCCTGGTGGACGCGTTGATCGTGATGGACGTCCAACTCCACGACCCGCGGCTGCCGTTGCTGCGCACGCTGGACCGCCCCTCGGTCCTGATCGGCTTTCCCGCCGACCCCTCCGGTCTGACCTGCATCGACCTGGACTTCAGGACGGCGGGCGAACTCTGCGTGGAGCATCTGGCCGGTCTGGGCCATCGCGTGGTCGGCCTGATCGGCTCCCCGCCCGAGGTCTACGTCCGCCAGACGTCGTTCGCGCAGCGTGTCGTCCAGGGCTTCACCTCGGCCGCCACCCGCAACGGCATGGCCTCCACGGTCCACCCCTGCGAGGCGACCCCGGCGGCGGCCCGCGCGGTCGCGGAACGCCTCCTGCGCGAACAACCGGCCCTCACTGGCGTGGTGATCCACAACGAGGCGGTCCTGGAACCGCTGGTCGACGCGTTCGAGCACCTCGGCCTGCGGATCCCCACCGACCTCTCGATCACGGCGCTCTGCCCGGACGACGTCGCCGCGGGCCTCCCCGTGCCCGTCACCTCGATCGCCATCCCGGCGGCGGAGGTGGGCGAGCAGGCGGTGGCCCTGCTGATGCGGAAGCTCTCCGGCACGCCCGTTCCCGAGGCCACCCTGCTCCCGCCCCGGCTGACCGTCCGGGCGAGCACGGCCCGCCGGGTGACCGCCT
This genomic stretch from Streptomyces deccanensis harbors:
- the yicI gene encoding alpha-xylosidase, whose product is MKFTDGYWLLREGVTAAHPAEVLDVTATDGGALELHAPTQPVRHRGDLLKGPVVTISAHAPMPDVIGVTFTHFEGEQPRGPRFELTTEEFTPHISSDDEHATLTAGELSVRIARGGPWQVDFLAHGRTLTSSGPKSMGIMREASGAHHLREQLNLGVGTSVYGLGERFGPLVKNGQVVDIWNADGGTATEQAYKNVPFYLTDAGYGVFVDHPGKVSFEVASEVVSRVQFSAETQQLTYYVIYGPTPKDILRKYTALTGRPALPPAWSFGLWLSTSFTTSYDEETVTSFIEGMRERRLPLSVFHFDCFWMREFQWCDFAWDTRVFPDPEGMLARLKRRGLRISVWINPYIAQRSPLFAEGKALGHLLRRPDGSVWQWDLWQPGMALVDFTNPAAREWYASKLEALLAQGVDCFKTDFGERVPLDVVWSDGSDPERMHNYYTQLYNRTVFDVLRKHRGEGEAVLFARSATVGGQRFPVHWGGDCESTYESMAESLRGGLSLGLSGFGYWSHDIGGFEGTPSPALFKRWIAFGLLSSHSRLHGSSSYRVPWLFDDESVDVLREFTQLKLSLMPYLHEAARTAHTEGVPMMRAMVLEFPDDPGCAHLERQYMLGPDLLVAPVFSDEGDVTYYVPKGTWTRFPDGGTVTGPRWVRERHDFLSVPLLVRPGAVVPVGATVDRPDYDHADGVTLRAYGLDHGDRVTVPVGGVTFTVVREGNVLRASCADPRAPWGLAAHGREVRAEAGTGFLTMDLDGESAPPGTRTR
- a CDS encoding LacI family DNA-binding transcriptional regulator; its protein translation is MTVKITDVARHAGVSPSTVSYALSGKRPISAETRARVEASIRELGYRPHAGARALASSKSKVLAMVVPLRAGIHVPVVMRFAVSAVTAARAHDHDVLLLTQEEGEEGLLRVADSALVDALIVMDVQLHDPRLPLLRTLDRPSVLIGFPADPSGLTCIDLDFRTAGELCVEHLAGLGHRVVGLIGSPPEVYVRQTSFAQRVVQGFTSAATRNGMASTVHPCEATPAAARAVAERLLREQPALTGVVIHNEAVLEPLVDAFEHLGLRIPTDLSITALCPDDVAAGLPVPVTSIAIPAAEVGEQAVALLMRKLSGTPVPEATLLPPRLTVRASTARRVTA
- a CDS encoding carbohydrate ABC transporter permease, whose product is MTTALRRYPVLIALCVAALFMTVPFLIVALNAVKSPAEYAQNGPLSLPEGFYTDGVRDFWERVDFGRKLVNSVLISGSVAVLAVVLSVLNAYAIGIGRVRGRTWVLAFFVLANVLPQEALVYPVYYLSKEVGLYDTRLSVIIVFTVIQAAFGTYLLASVLGQFPREIVEAARIDGATKWQVLWRIVVPVSRPTLGVLLVFFFIWTWNEFLLPLVMLISNDNQTVSVALGVLQGQRLMDATMTNAAALLGLLPALVFFLLFQRTLTRGIAVGAVK